A genomic window from Deltaproteobacteria bacterium includes:
- a CDS encoding tyrosine-type recombinase/integrase gives MKRTYESLGPGYRSKSAHCLRHTFATDLASRALGDTTLCKMVLGHKDEETTARYVHLFEQINQKSKMKIQRRNGLSLVR, from the coding sequence ATGAAACGTACCTACGAATCTTTGGGCCCTGGCTACCGATCTAAGTCGGCGCATTGCTTGCGGCACACATTTGCGACAGACCTGGCGAGCCGAGCACTCGGCGATACCACGCTCTGCAAGATGGTCCTTGGTCATAAGGATGAGGAAACAACAGCGCGGTATGTTCACCTGTTCGAACAAATAAACCAGAAATCCAAAATGAAAATTCAGCGCCGAAACGGCTTGTCTCTGGTGCGGTAG
- a CDS encoding dCMP deaminase family protein has protein sequence MKTNHTATFGFGDDCSILAQLAIAEISSRRTKLLSAGTGVRPLAETGYSAHKKSAIRIAYIVDQLKRKEEIEILNEIYQKAFFLVGLSNPADDRLKHLKKQIGKPDTYAQELIDLDTSESDYFKGMNECEGCRRKSGESPLIGNKDYGQQLSKVFSEADVFFDFKDGKTSVQRFLDLIFASPFEFPNSAEHAMYMAFASSARSADLSRQVGAVILSSNGDLISSGSNDVPRAGGGIYDRRHHANDGAYSIEANSKRLSEISDNISRYLVSSNLIQPNEKDVYAAKILKETEIGNLTEFHRTVHAEMQAILSATRSGTSTSGSTIYVTTFPCHNCAKHIISAGIKTVVYVEPYAKSQAEHLHGDAIWLSEDGSNLSNKVTIKPFLGIGPRRFIDLFSMKLSNGTSMVRKSGYNAREYKRTSALMRFGSPVPFPFFEDMIVLERKYVILAEIDKIQEQIRKMKIAGSSAPPDLLAKIARLERFAA, from the coding sequence GTGAAAACCAATCACACTGCTACTTTCGGATTTGGAGATGATTGTTCAATCCTCGCACAACTTGCAATCGCTGAAATTTCCAGTCGCAGAACTAAGTTGCTGAGTGCAGGAACCGGCGTGCGCCCTCTGGCAGAGACGGGATACTCTGCTCACAAAAAGTCGGCAATTCGCATCGCATATATCGTCGACCAGCTAAAGCGAAAAGAAGAAATCGAAATCCTAAACGAAATCTATCAGAAGGCTTTTTTTCTCGTTGGTCTTTCGAATCCTGCTGACGATCGTTTGAAACATCTAAAGAAACAGATCGGAAAACCTGACACATATGCGCAGGAACTTATCGACCTCGACACCAGTGAATCTGACTACTTTAAAGGAATGAACGAGTGTGAGGGCTGTCGGCGCAAGTCCGGAGAGTCACCGTTAATCGGAAACAAAGACTATGGCCAGCAGCTGAGCAAAGTGTTTTCGGAGGCAGACGTCTTTTTCGATTTTAAAGATGGCAAGACTTCGGTTCAACGGTTCCTGGATTTGATCTTCGCTTCTCCTTTCGAATTTCCAAACTCAGCCGAACACGCAATGTATATGGCATTTGCTTCCTCTGCGAGATCTGCGGACCTTTCTCGCCAAGTGGGAGCCGTCATTTTGTCCAGCAATGGCGATCTCATCAGTTCTGGCTCTAACGATGTACCACGCGCTGGTGGTGGAATTTACGATCGCCGTCATCATGCCAACGATGGGGCATACTCGATTGAGGCAAATTCAAAAAGACTCTCCGAAATTTCTGATAACATTTCGAGATATTTGGTCAGCTCCAATTTAATTCAGCCGAACGAAAAAGACGTATATGCAGCAAAGATATTGAAAGAGACAGAAATTGGAAACTTGACCGAGTTTCACCGAACTGTGCATGCAGAAATGCAGGCAATATTGAGCGCCACCAGAAGTGGAACGTCTACAAGCGGTAGCACAATCTACGTCACGACGTTTCCCTGTCACAACTGCGCCAAACACATTATCTCAGCCGGTATTAAAACAGTTGTGTATGTCGAACCATACGCAAAAAGTCAGGCGGAGCACCTCCACGGCGACGCGATCTGGCTCTCCGAAGATGGAAGCAATTTGTCAAACAAAGTAACTATCAAGCCTTTTCTCGGAATAGGTCCACGACGGTTCATCGATTTATTTTCAATGAAGCTCAGCAACGGCACTTCGATGGTGCGAAAGTCTGGGTACAACGCAAGGGAATACAAGCGCACGTCAGCACTCATGCGTTTTGGTTCTCCTGTTCCATTTCCTTTTTTCGAAGACATGATTGTCCTAGAGCGAAAGTACGTAATACTGGCCGAAATTGACAAGATCCAGGAACAAATCCGGAAAATGAAAATCGCTGGATCGTCGGCACCCCCAGATTTGTTAGCGAAGATTGCCCGGCTTGAGAGATTCGCGGCATAG